One Nitrospira sp. DNA window includes the following coding sequences:
- a CDS encoding carboxyl-terminal protease yields MEQRRSRRWLYLLLMVTMALGIGLVVEKGLERTGHASETYEELRTFSEVLTQVQKHYVDETKVKDLVQGAIRGMLSTLDPHSAYMTPDMYKEMQVETKGEFGGVGIQIGVKENRLAVIAPIEGTPAHRAGIKAGDYITKVNDEPTKDLTLMDAVQKMRGPKGTKVNLTIQRDGTTDPLAFSLVRDTIKIESVKFKVIDNTIGYVRLTQFQEATGRDLSRALKQFKEQKVQGTILDLRNNPGGLLTAAVDVSEQFVGNGKLIVYTKGREGKKDEWFSKTKETLEDSPMIILVNEGSASASEIVAGALQDWGRAVIVGTTSFGKGSVQTILPLGDGSGLRLTTAKYYTPKGRSIQSTGITPDIVVKLQQQAVAKAGEKDGKETDQKTAKTPAAGKDSPAPPKSGEDPGHKNGAAPAAEVGGDISLDDDVQLQKAVELLKTWKIFKELRPS; encoded by the coding sequence ATGGAACAGCGGCGGAGCCGACGGTGGTTATATCTCTTGCTGATGGTGACGATGGCCCTGGGGATCGGCCTTGTGGTGGAAAAGGGCCTGGAGCGGACCGGTCACGCCTCCGAGACCTATGAAGAGCTCCGGACCTTCTCCGAGGTCTTGACGCAGGTGCAGAAACACTACGTCGACGAGACGAAGGTGAAGGATTTGGTTCAGGGTGCGATCCGCGGAATGCTGTCGACCCTGGACCCTCACTCGGCCTACATGACACCGGATATGTACAAAGAAATGCAGGTCGAGACCAAAGGCGAGTTCGGCGGGGTGGGGATTCAGATCGGTGTGAAGGAGAACCGGTTGGCCGTCATCGCCCCCATCGAAGGGACACCGGCCCATCGAGCAGGGATCAAGGCCGGTGATTACATTACCAAGGTGAACGACGAACCCACCAAAGACCTGACGTTGATGGATGCGGTGCAGAAAATGCGCGGTCCGAAGGGCACCAAGGTCAATCTCACCATTCAACGGGATGGGACGACGGACCCCCTGGCGTTCTCACTCGTGCGGGATACCATCAAGATCGAAAGCGTCAAGTTCAAGGTCATCGACAATACGATCGGGTATGTCAGATTGACGCAGTTCCAGGAGGCGACGGGGAGGGACTTGAGCCGGGCGTTGAAGCAATTCAAGGAGCAGAAGGTCCAGGGCACGATCCTCGACCTGCGGAACAACCCCGGTGGATTGCTGACGGCGGCGGTCGATGTGTCGGAACAGTTCGTAGGCAACGGAAAGCTCATCGTCTACACCAAGGGCCGCGAGGGGAAAAAGGATGAATGGTTCTCCAAGACCAAGGAGACCCTGGAAGATTCCCCGATGATCATCCTGGTGAACGAAGGGTCTGCCAGTGCGTCGGAGATCGTGGCCGGAGCATTACAGGATTGGGGACGGGCCGTCATTGTCGGGACCACCTCGTTCGGCAAGGGGTCCGTGCAGACGATCCTGCCGTTGGGCGACGGTTCAGGACTCCGGCTCACGACCGCCAAGTACTATACGCCGAAGGGCCGTTCGATCCAGTCGACCGGGATCACCCCGGACATCGTGGTGAAACTGCAGCAGCAGGCGGTGGCGAAGGCGGGGGAGAAAGACGGCAAAGAGACGGACCAGAAGACGGCGAAAACCCCCGCTGCGGGAAAAGACTCGCCGGCTCCTCCAAAGTCGGGTGAAGATCCCGGCCACAAGAACGGCGCCGCACCGGCAGCCGAGGTCGGCGGGGACATCTCGCTCGACGACGATGTCCAACTTCAAAAGGCGGTCGAGTTGCTGAAGACCTGGAAGATCTTCAAGGAGCTTCGTCCGTCTTGA
- a CDS encoding Murein hydrolase activator EnvC has product MTWMVWGFVLLGIHAALWAVPASGFAERKDSYADKIEQEKKTLEKLRGTIVEKRKKSDEAEKKRESILQGLQSLDERLVRYRQEHQEIRKKLKKKDQEIEQMNVQLSRLSEHIDERQDAIAARLRVQYIEGRFWHLKTLLAAGSSGDFQRRLRYLSAVSQREYDIMETYRKDAERIAEVERSREEARQGMLAFKASTEQKLAQIQGLKKEKRVYLTKITQEKESHDRAVEELERSAARVDSLLKELEARRRAMAARPPSAAGGLRALRGTLLWPTDGQVVSYFGRQKHPTFNTYIQRKGIEIRAAEGSNIRSVLAGQVVYADWLKGYGLVIIIDHANGVFSLYAHASKILTSVGARIEAGEAIGETGDTGMTGENTLYFELREGAEPVDPLAWLSKR; this is encoded by the coding sequence ATGACGTGGATGGTCTGGGGATTCGTCCTGCTGGGCATCCATGCGGCCTTGTGGGCCGTTCCGGCATCGGGCTTTGCGGAACGCAAGGATTCGTATGCGGATAAGATCGAACAGGAAAAAAAGACGCTGGAAAAGCTGCGCGGCACGATCGTCGAAAAACGCAAGAAGTCGGACGAAGCGGAGAAAAAACGCGAGTCGATCCTGCAGGGCCTGCAGTCGCTGGACGAGCGGCTGGTTCGCTATCGGCAAGAACATCAGGAGATCCGGAAGAAGCTTAAGAAAAAGGACCAGGAAATCGAGCAGATGAACGTGCAGCTGAGCCGGCTCTCGGAGCACATCGATGAGCGACAGGATGCCATCGCCGCCCGGTTGCGTGTCCAGTACATCGAAGGACGGTTCTGGCATCTGAAGACGCTGCTCGCGGCCGGCTCCTCCGGGGATTTCCAGCGACGACTTCGGTACCTGTCCGCGGTGTCCCAGCGTGAATACGACATCATGGAGACCTACCGGAAAGATGCCGAACGAATCGCCGAGGTTGAGCGGAGCCGTGAGGAGGCCAGGCAGGGCATGTTGGCCTTTAAGGCCAGCACGGAACAAAAACTGGCGCAGATTCAGGGGCTCAAAAAGGAAAAGCGGGTCTATCTGACGAAGATTACGCAGGAAAAGGAATCGCACGATCGGGCCGTGGAGGAACTGGAACGTTCCGCCGCCCGGGTGGACAGTTTGCTGAAGGAACTGGAGGCTCGCAGGCGGGCGATGGCGGCTCGTCCTCCTTCCGCGGCCGGAGGGCTCCGGGCATTGCGGGGGACCCTCCTATGGCCGACCGATGGGCAAGTCGTGTCGTACTTCGGCCGACAGAAGCACCCGACCTTCAATACCTATATTCAGCGAAAGGGGATTGAGATTCGTGCGGCAGAAGGGAGTAATATACGGTCGGTCTTGGCGGGCCAGGTTGTCTATGCGGACTGGTTGAAAGGCTACGGACTCGTTATAATTATAGATCATGCCAATGGAGTCTTTTCGCTCTACGCCCACGCATCGAAGATTCTGACGTCGGTCGGGGCTCGGATCGAGGCAGGAGAGGCGATCGGCGAAACGGGAGACACAGGCATGACGGGTGAGAATACGCTCTATTTTGAGTTGCGCGAGGGAGCCGAGCCGGTGGATCCCCTGGCGTGGCTTTCGAAACGGTAG